The Hemicordylus capensis ecotype Gifberg chromosome 6, rHemCap1.1.pri, whole genome shotgun sequence genome window below encodes:
- the LOC128328992 gene encoding uncharacterized protein LOC128328992 isoform X3, whose translation MGPKKAPVKKATVKKGGKAPAKKGGKRTRPPKRPNAPAKSSSDNEGDLELGAIRAFIARLQALERQRTTLEGDEAGGGPSGVPPHAKKSNRAEKKAKLMQGFADRLAALEAAAGTAHEEPAGITTQPADSGPGDGRDDNGPQSAGPRAAGQRARVLILGHSFIFWARKWAQSADPGTQLGLGRWATVEWLGRRGMRRAQFLPMLHEFLEGNPVPDVLLLHFGGNDLVDQSGISLSRQIAQDLVVALSWCPGLVVIWSDITQRRVWRGVVKQNKVDRARRGVNATMARFIASKGGGCIPHNDIAFSLPQLFRGDGVHLSPLGMRYFLDNLRLGLATVLLGLWGGGASS comes from the exons ATGGGCCCTAAGAAAGCCCCAGTTAAGAAAGCCACAGTTAAAAAGGGTGGGAAGGCTCCAGCCAAGAAGGGTGGCAAGCGAACGCGGCCACCTAAGAGGCCAAACGCACCCGCCAAATCCTCCTCCGACAATGAGGGCGATTTGGAACTGGGCGCCATCAGGGCGTTTATAGCACGGCTGCAGGCCCTTGAGAGGCAGCGCACCACTCTAGAGGGCGACGAGGCGGGCGGGGGGCCTTCGGGGGTGCCCCCACATGCAAAAAAGTCAAACAGGGCggaaaagaaggcaaaactaatgcagggctttgctgaccgtctagcagctttggaggcggcggcaggaaCTGCCCACGAGGAACCAGCGGGGATCACGACACAACCGGCGGACTCAGGACCGGGAGACGGCAGGGACGACAATG GGCCTCAGTCGGCTGGGCCGAGGGCGGCCGGGCAGCGCGCAAGAGTCCTCATACTGGGccattccttcattttctgggcacgcAAGTGGGCGCAGAGCGCCGACCCTGGAACCCAGCTTGGTTTGGGgcgttgggccactgtggagtggcttggccggcggggcatgcggagggcccagttcctgccgatgctgcacgagttcctggaagggaatcctgtcccggatgtcctgctgctgcattttggaggcaacgacctggtggaccagtctggcatttcgctctcaagacagattgcccaggacctggtggtcGCCCTCTCCTGGTGCCCGGGGCTGGTGGTCATCTGGTCTGACATCACTCAGCGGCGAGTCTGGAGGGGGGTGGTGAAGCAGAACAAGGTAGATAGGGCTAGGCGCGGGGTGAACGCGACCATGGCGCGCTTCATCGCCTCAAAGGGGGGTGGGTGCATCCCACACAACGACATCGCGTTCTCGCTCCCCCAGTTATTCAGGGGTGATGGGGTGCACTTGTCCCCCCTTGGTATGAGGTATTTCTTAGACAATCTGCGGCTGGGGTTGGCAACAGTGCTGTTAGGCCTGTGGGGTGGCGGGGCGTCAAGCTAG
- the LOC128328992 gene encoding uncharacterized protein LOC128328992 isoform X5 — translation MGPKKAPVKKATVKKGGKAPAKKGGKRTRPPKRPNAPAKSSSDNEGDLELGAIRAFIARLQALERQRTTLEGDEAGGGPSGVPPHAKKSNRAEKKAKLMQGFADRLAALEAAAGTAHEEPAGITTQPADSGPGDGRDDNAVSVPNITKTSNWCC, via the exons ATGGGCCCTAAGAAAGCCCCAGTTAAGAAAGCCACAGTTAAAAAGGGTGGGAAGGCTCCAGCCAAGAAGGGTGGCAAGCGAACGCGGCCACCTAAGAGGCCAAACGCACCCGCCAAATCCTCCTCCGACAATGAGGGCGATTTGGAACTGGGCGCCATCAGGGCGTTTATAGCACGGCTGCAGGCCCTTGAGAGGCAGCGCACCACTCTAGAGGGCGACGAGGCGGGCGGGGGGCCTTCGGGGGTGCCCCCACATGCAAAAAAGTCAAACAGGGCggaaaagaaggcaaaactaatgcagggctttgctgaccgtctagcagctttggaggcggcggcaggaaCTGCCCACGAGGAACCAGCGGGGATCACGACACAACCGGCGGACTCAGGACCGGGAGACGGCAGGGACGACAATG CTGTTTCTGTGCCAAACATTACTAAAACATCCAATTGGTGTTGCTGA
- the LOC128328992 gene encoding uncharacterized protein LOC128328992 isoform X4, giving the protein MGPKKAPVKKATVKKGGKAPAKKGGKRTRPPKRPNAPAKSSSDNEGDLELGAIRAFIARLQALERQRTTLEGDEAGGGPSGVPPHAKKSNRAEKKAKLMQGFADRLAALEAAAGTAHEEPAGITTQPADSGPGDGRDDNDAALPEAGTWSRQGARAGARMVVEPWDVEAFRAIQAQDTGCLRQKGQGLSAV; this is encoded by the exons ATGGGCCCTAAGAAAGCCCCAGTTAAGAAAGCCACAGTTAAAAAGGGTGGGAAGGCTCCAGCCAAGAAGGGTGGCAAGCGAACGCGGCCACCTAAGAGGCCAAACGCACCCGCCAAATCCTCCTCCGACAATGAGGGCGATTTGGAACTGGGCGCCATCAGGGCGTTTATAGCACGGCTGCAGGCCCTTGAGAGGCAGCGCACCACTCTAGAGGGCGACGAGGCGGGCGGGGGGCCTTCGGGGGTGCCCCCACATGCAAAAAAGTCAAACAGGGCggaaaagaaggcaaaactaatgcagggctttgctgaccgtctagcagctttggaggcggcggcaggaaCTGCCCACGAGGAACCAGCGGGGATCACGACACAACCGGCGGACTCAGGACCGGGAGACGGCAGGGACGACAATG ATGCAGCGCTTCCGGAAGCTGGCACCTGGAGCCGCCAAGGAGCCCGAGCAGGTGCCCGAATGGTTGTGGAACCTTGGGATGTAGAGGCGTTTAGGGCCATCCAAGCCCAGGACACGGGTTGCCTACGACAAAAGGGTCAGGGCCTTTCTGCAGTTTAG
- the LOC128328992 gene encoding uncharacterized protein LOC128328992 isoform X2, translating to MGPKKAPVKKATVKKGGKAPAKKGGKRTRPPKRPNAPAKSSSDNEGDLELGAIRAFIARLQALERQRTTLEGDEAGGGPSGVPPHAKKSNRAEKKAKLMQGFADRLAALEAAAGTAHEEPAGITTQPADSGPGDGRDDNDAALPEAGTWSRQGARAGPQSAGPRAAGQRARVLILGHSFIFWARKWAQSADPGTQLGLGRWATVEWLGRRGMRRAQFLPMLHEFLEGNPVPDVLLLHFGGNDLVDQSGISLSRQIAQDLVVALSWCPGLVVIWSDITQRRVWRGVVKQNKVDRARRGVNATMARFIASKGGGCIPHNDIAFSLPQLFRGDGVHLSPLGMRYFLDNLRLGLATVLLGLWGGGASS from the exons ATGGGCCCTAAGAAAGCCCCAGTTAAGAAAGCCACAGTTAAAAAGGGTGGGAAGGCTCCAGCCAAGAAGGGTGGCAAGCGAACGCGGCCACCTAAGAGGCCAAACGCACCCGCCAAATCCTCCTCCGACAATGAGGGCGATTTGGAACTGGGCGCCATCAGGGCGTTTATAGCACGGCTGCAGGCCCTTGAGAGGCAGCGCACCACTCTAGAGGGCGACGAGGCGGGCGGGGGGCCTTCGGGGGTGCCCCCACATGCAAAAAAGTCAAACAGGGCggaaaagaaggcaaaactaatgcagggctttgctgaccgtctagcagctttggaggcggcggcaggaaCTGCCCACGAGGAACCAGCGGGGATCACGACACAACCGGCGGACTCAGGACCGGGAGACGGCAGGGACGACAATG ATGCAGCGCTTCCGGAAGCTGGCACCTGGAGCCGCCAAGGAGCCCGAGCAG GGCCTCAGTCGGCTGGGCCGAGGGCGGCCGGGCAGCGCGCAAGAGTCCTCATACTGGGccattccttcattttctgggcacgcAAGTGGGCGCAGAGCGCCGACCCTGGAACCCAGCTTGGTTTGGGgcgttgggccactgtggagtggcttggccggcggggcatgcggagggcccagttcctgccgatgctgcacgagttcctggaagggaatcctgtcccggatgtcctgctgctgcattttggaggcaacgacctggtggaccagtctggcatttcgctctcaagacagattgcccaggacctggtggtcGCCCTCTCCTGGTGCCCGGGGCTGGTGGTCATCTGGTCTGACATCACTCAGCGGCGAGTCTGGAGGGGGGTGGTGAAGCAGAACAAGGTAGATAGGGCTAGGCGCGGGGTGAACGCGACCATGGCGCGCTTCATCGCCTCAAAGGGGGGTGGGTGCATCCCACACAACGACATCGCGTTCTCGCTCCCCCAGTTATTCAGGGGTGATGGGGTGCACTTGTCCCCCCTTGGTATGAGGTATTTCTTAGACAATCTGCGGCTGGGGTTGGCAACAGTGCTGTTAGGCCTGTGGGGTGGCGGGGCGTCAAGCTAG
- the LOC128328992 gene encoding uncharacterized protein LOC128328992 isoform X1, with protein MTVASAVGGTPVSTASGPKPLGEKGDTKAREGQRAQQPRLEKGPSPIKIPVLRRLLRDYPNRERARYIEDGFVKGFRIPCQSRRVHSFARNLKSVRGMEHIVAKKIAKEVSLGRVLGPFDRLPLPTLRVSPLGVVPKKAPGEYRLIHHLSYPRGDSVNDGIPADLCSVRYTSFDEAVAMIRGCGPRALMAKCDIESTFRLLPVHPDDFDLLGFAFKGGFYIDRALPMGCSVSCAAFEAFSSMLEWALRRRAGLRSSAHYLDDFIFGGREGSGQCLHLLRSFRALCGDLGVPLAKDKTEGPTTKLTFLGIELDTVGQLSRLPGDKLGIMRELLRECREARKVTLHKLQSLVGHLNFACRVVAPGRPFLRRLCDAMVGCNRPHFLIRVSIAMREDMGLWLRFLESFNGVSFWRSSQLLEADFQVQSDAAGGLGFGLYLRGRWCAERWPGSWSERGITRDLTFLELFPIVVAVHIWAESFKDSVVRFWCDNLAVVQIINSQTSKSQRVMGLVRALVLTRLRHNTLFTAQHVPGVQNEVADALSRFQMQRFRKLAPGAAKEPEQGLSRLGRGRPGSAQESSYWAIPSFSGHASGRRAPTLEPSLVWGVGPLWSGLAGGACGGPSSCRCCTSSWKGILSRMSCCCILEATTWWTSLAFRSQDRLPRTWWSPSPGARGWWSSGLTSLSGESGGGW; from the exons ATGACTGTGGCTTCTGCGGTGGGCGGCACGCCAGTATCTACTGCCAGCGGGCCAAAGCCCTTAGGGGAAAAGGGGGATACCAAGGCCCGGGAGGGGCAAAGGGCCCAGCAGCCAcggctggaaaagggccccagcccaattaaaatCCCAGTGCTCCGGAGGCTGCTGCGTGACTACCCCAACAGGGAGCGCGCACGCTATATTGAGGACGGTTTTGTGAAGGGGTTTAGGATTCCGTGCCAATCCAGGCGGGTTCATAGTTTTGCACGCAACCTAAAATCAGTTAGGGGGATGGAACACATAGTAGCGAAAAAGATAGCcaaggaggtgtctctggggagggtgctgggcccctttgacaggctgccactgccaacattgcgggtatcccctttgggcgtgGTCCCTAAGAAGGCGCCGGGAGAGTATAGGCTTATccaccacctgtcctacccaAGGGGCGACTCGGTTAACGATGGGATACCGGCGGACCTTTGCTCAGTACGGTATACATCGTTTGATGAGGCTGTGGCCATGATCAGGGGCTGTGGGCCTCGGGCACTGATGGCGAAGTGCGACATTGAATCCACCTTCCGCCTCCTGCCCGTGCACCCTGATGACTTTGACCTTTTGGGCTTCGCATTTAAAGGGGGATTTTACATCGACAGAgccctccccatgggatgctcggtctcctgtgcggcctttgaggctttcagctcTATGCTGGAATGGGCACTGCGCCGGAGGGCGGGGCTACGCTCCTCCGCTCACTATTTAGATGACTTTATTttcggaggaagggagggctctgGCCAATGCCTACACTTACTGCGCTCATTCAGGGCACTCTGCGGGGATCTGGGGGTGCCACTGGCTAAGGACAAGACAGAGGGCCCGACCACAAAGCTTACATTTCTGGGGATAGAGCTGGACACGGTGGGACAGCTCTCACGCCTCCCCGGGGACAAGCTCGGCATCATGAGGGAATTGctcagggaatgcagagaggctAGGAAGGTAACGCTACACAAATTGCAATCGCTGGTTGGCCACCTGAACTTCGCTTGCAGGGTGGTGGCTCCAGGCCGCCCCTTTCTAAGGCGCCTGTGTGACGCCATGGTGGGGTGTAATCGACCCCATTTCCTCATTAGGGTGTCTATCGCCATGAGGGAGGATATGGGGCTCTGGCTCAGGTTCCTGGAGTCCTTTAATGGGGTGTCATTCTGGCGTTCTTCCCAGCTGCTCGAGGCCGACTTCCAGGTTCAGTCAGACGCTGCGGGCGGCCTTGGGTTCGGCCTGTACCTGAGAGGGCGCTGGTGCGCGGAACGATGGCCGGGCAGCTGGTCGGAACGGGGAATCACAAGGGATCTCACCTTCCTCGAActcttccccattgtggtggcggtGCACATTTGGGCCGAGTCCTTCAAGGACTCGGTCGTGCGTTTCTGGTGCGATAATTTGGCCGTGGTTCAGATTATTAATAGCCAGACTTCCAAATCACAGAGGGTGATGGGGCTGGTGCGGGCCCTGGTTCTAACACGCCTTCGCCATAACACGCTCTTCACCGCCCAGCATGTTCCAGGGGTGCAGAACGAGGTggcagatgccctgtctcgcttccAGATGCAGCGCTTCCGGAAGCTGGCACCTGGAGCCGCCAAGGAGCCCGAGCAG GGCCTCAGTCGGCTGGGCCGAGGGCGGCCGGGCAGCGCGCAAGAGTCCTCATACTGGGccattccttcattttctgggcacgcAAGTGGGCGCAGAGCGCCGACCCTGGAACCCAGCTTGGTTTGGGgcgttgggccactgtggagtggcttggccggcggggcatgcggagggcccagttcctgccgatgctgcacgagttcctggaagggaatcctgtcccggatgtcctgctgctgcattttggaggcaacgacctggtggaccagtctggcatttcgctctcaagacagattgcccaggacctggtggtcGCCCTCTCCTGGTGCCCGGGGCTGGTGGTCATCTGGTCTGACATCACTCAGCGGCGAGTCTGGAGGGGGGTGGTGA